A genomic segment from Candidatus Neomarinimicrobiota bacterium encodes:
- a CDS encoding Gfo/Idh/MocA family oxidoreductase, translating into MEKSHNLTMLGTGLIGMFYTMTLHGQRRRDKVQVVYSRTEHRAKKFAEEWNIQRWTTDLAEAINDAETDTVVIGLPNHLHEEAVRLAAKARKTVLCTKPLGRNAAEAKRMLDYVEKTGVFHGYLEDLVYTPKTLKSYDSVKNGALGDVLWVRSRETHPGPHSAWFWDMEKAGGGAIVDMGCHCIEIIRKFIGKEIRPIEVMCWADTLVHPVEAEDHGIGLIRFANSAIGQFEVSWGFRGGMDLRDEIAGTEGTIWLNHFLRTGFDMFTTAGSKGYVAEKAEGETGWLFPVGDEVNELGYAHMFADMFDALDNGGKPMESFYDGYVVNAIIDACYQSAKSKKWESVDLDMWRGSDQIQQIRVPPTEYEGSVLIKREQMPSGITKLILKDKDTGEITQKFVKE; encoded by the coding sequence ATGGAGAAGTCACATAACCTTACGATGCTGGGTACCGGGTTGATCGGCATGTTCTACACGATGACACTTCACGGTCAGAGGCGTAGGGATAAGGTGCAGGTTGTCTACTCCCGTACCGAACATCGGGCGAAGAAGTTTGCAGAGGAGTGGAACATTCAAAGGTGGACGACCGATCTCGCCGAAGCCATCAACGATGCGGAGACGGACACAGTTGTCATCGGTCTGCCGAACCACCTGCATGAGGAGGCGGTAAGGTTAGCTGCCAAGGCAAGAAAGACAGTTCTATGCACCAAACCTTTGGGCCGCAATGCCGCCGAGGCCAAGCGAATGCTCGATTACGTCGAAAAAACTGGAGTATTCCATGGCTATCTGGAAGATCTTGTTTACACGCCCAAAACGCTAAAGTCGTACGATTCCGTCAAGAACGGAGCACTCGGTGATGTCTTGTGGGTGCGTTCCCGCGAGACCCATCCTGGTCCACACAGTGCTTGGTTCTGGGACATGGAGAAAGCAGGGGGCGGGGCCATTGTGGACATGGGTTGTCACTGCATTGAGATCATACGAAAATTCATAGGCAAGGAGATCAGACCCATAGAGGTCATGTGCTGGGCAGATACCCTGGTTCATCCGGTCGAGGCCGAGGACCATGGGATTGGTCTAATCAGGTTTGCAAACAGCGCTATCGGTCAGTTCGAGGTGAGTTGGGGTTTCCGCGGTGGCATGGATCTGCGAGATGAGATAGCCGGTACTGAGGGGACCATCTGGCTCAACCACTTCCTGAGAACTGGATTCGATATGTTCACCACGGCTGGAAGCAAAGGTTATGTTGCCGAGAAGGCCGAGGGGGAAACCGGCTGGCTCTTTCCAGTGGGTGATGAAGTTAACGAGTTGGGATACGCACATATGTTTGCCGATATGTTTGATGCCTTGGACAACGGCGGGAAACCGATGGAGTCTTTCTACGACGGATACGTTGTCAACGCCATCATCGACGCTTGCTACCAGTCCGCCAAGTCCAAGAAATGGGAATCAGTGGACTTGGATATGTGGCGTGGCTCAGATCAGATCCAGCAGATCCGTGTCCCTCCTACCGAGTACGAAGGGTCGGTGCTGATCAAACGAGAACAGATGCCGAGCGGTATCACGAAGCTCATTCTCAAAGATAAGGATACGGGCGAGATCACTCAGAAATTCGTCAAGGAGTAA
- a CDS encoding TonB-dependent receptor, producing the protein MKIKTFLFSIVVSLFVVGQVSAQNGEVSGRVISGENRAPLIGVNIVIQGTTMGATTDIEGLYVLEDVPSDAILVFSYIGFGTEEVPVGGREVVDLIMTPQALSGEELVVIGYGTQQRRDVTSSISSLKEGSFTQGAGTDLQSLLQARVPGVVITSNNGDIGGEPLIRIRGGTSITAGNSPMIVIDGVPIDNSSAIPGGTGEDINDGTRDNPLGMLNPDDIASLDILKDASAAAIYGARGGNGVILITTKQGKPGGLSLTYNGYTSSSTVSEKLDLLTAKDYLDYAGDVGATPEDGGADTDWQDEIFRTAVTKNHSLSFSGGTPLSQYRVSLNYLDQEGVLLNSERQRYSARLNVNHRMLNEKLRLTIGINPTFVERHNTPYAQRAGFFGGVFTNVLKMNPTYPVRNSDGTYFEYPTTTIRNPVALVNEIEDVSEDMRIFLSTTAEYEFVPGLSGKVNLGLDRSSTTRSLYQPRSLPYAAAFGARADIRNNDRQSVLFESTLNYRTDMGTSNMEAWAGYTFQEFENGGFGVTARDFVTDAWLTNNLGGGADFNERPFSFRDVNRLISFLGRVNLSVAGKYLVSAALRREGSSRFGEGNKWGVFPSGSFGWRLSQEPFLDGIDVLSDLKVRVSYGITGNQDIGNNRSLVLLGPGSNAVIGDQTVTGVSATQLANPDLKWEQTSQINLGIDFGLYRDRVSGSIDIYTKTTEDLLLEFDVPQPAVVTTRLDNVGKVENKGIEIALNTVNISTEDLFWRTNFNFASNKNEVVSMGPDPDKFIVTGDVGGAGLSGVQAQIIKVGEPLGAFFGFKFLGYEDGEEVLSSDGGPLDDGRFILGYAQPDFTFGISNMITYKNIDLGVFIQGVQGIEILNNTRLEYQRPSNVDNNINLFAGSVDDVEAGLDYQAAVAYSDRFIEDGSFIRLQNVTIGYTLSTESFRKLRLYLSADNLFILTDYEGFDPEVNTYTGLALGVDYTNYPKARTFTLGLNVGF; encoded by the coding sequence GTGAAAATCAAGACTTTCTTATTCAGTATCGTTGTAAGTCTATTTGTTGTTGGACAAGTATCGGCCCAGAACGGCGAGGTTTCCGGTCGGGTCATTTCCGGGGAGAACAGGGCTCCGTTGATCGGTGTGAATATTGTCATACAGGGCACGACTATGGGTGCCACCACGGACATCGAGGGTCTATACGTGCTGGAAGATGTTCCTTCCGATGCCATCCTCGTATTCTCCTACATAGGATTTGGGACTGAGGAGGTCCCCGTGGGTGGCCGGGAAGTCGTTGATCTGATTATGACGCCCCAGGCCCTTTCTGGAGAGGAACTCGTGGTCATTGGGTACGGCACACAGCAGAGGAGAGATGTGACCAGTTCCATTTCCTCATTGAAAGAGGGGAGTTTCACCCAGGGTGCAGGCACCGATCTTCAGTCACTGCTTCAGGCCCGTGTGCCAGGCGTGGTTATCACTTCAAACAATGGTGACATTGGAGGCGAACCGCTGATCCGTATCCGGGGGGGCACATCTATCACGGCAGGCAACAGTCCCATGATTGTCATAGATGGAGTCCCCATTGACAACAGTTCAGCAATTCCTGGCGGGACCGGGGAGGATATCAATGATGGTACCCGGGATAATCCTCTGGGTATGCTTAATCCCGACGATATTGCTTCCCTGGATATCTTAAAAGACGCTTCGGCTGCCGCCATTTACGGCGCCCGGGGTGGGAATGGTGTGATTCTGATCACCACCAAGCAAGGAAAACCCGGCGGCCTTAGCCTGACTTACAATGGCTATACGAGTTCTTCCACCGTTTCCGAGAAACTCGATCTTTTGACTGCCAAGGATTACCTGGATTACGCAGGGGACGTTGGCGCAACCCCTGAAGACGGAGGCGCCGACACTGACTGGCAGGATGAGATTTTCAGAACGGCCGTTACAAAAAATCATAGTCTTTCTTTCAGTGGAGGCACTCCACTGTCTCAGTACCGAGTTTCCTTGAACTATTTGGATCAGGAGGGCGTTTTGTTGAATTCCGAGCGGCAACGATATTCAGCTCGCTTGAATGTCAACCATAGAATGCTCAATGAAAAACTGCGTTTGACAATAGGGATTAATCCTACCTTCGTAGAGCGTCATAATACTCCGTATGCCCAAAGGGCGGGCTTTTTCGGTGGAGTTTTCACAAATGTCCTCAAGATGAATCCCACGTACCCGGTACGAAATTCAGATGGAACCTATTTTGAATATCCAACCACGACTATCCGGAATCCGGTTGCACTGGTCAACGAAATCGAAGATGTTTCCGAGGATATGCGGATCTTTTTGAGTACAACAGCAGAATACGAGTTCGTCCCAGGATTAAGCGGTAAGGTAAACCTGGGACTGGATCGGTCATCCACTACCCGGTCCCTTTATCAACCGAGGTCGTTACCCTATGCGGCAGCTTTCGGCGCCAGAGCCGATATCAGAAACAACGACAGGCAATCGGTGCTGTTTGAGTCGACTCTAAATTATCGAACGGATATGGGCACTTCGAACATGGAGGCTTGGGCAGGCTACACGTTTCAGGAGTTCGAGAATGGGGGGTTTGGAGTCACTGCCCGTGATTTTGTCACGGATGCCTGGTTAACCAATAACCTGGGAGGGGGAGCCGATTTTAATGAAAGGCCGTTCTCTTTTAGAGACGTGAACCGCTTGATTTCATTCCTGGGACGGGTAAATCTTAGTGTTGCCGGCAAGTATCTCGTCAGTGCCGCCCTCAGACGGGAAGGGTCTTCCCGATTTGGCGAAGGGAACAAATGGGGTGTTTTTCCTTCTGGATCCTTTGGCTGGAGACTGTCACAAGAACCGTTCCTGGATGGTATTGATGTTCTGAGTGACTTGAAAGTGAGGGTGAGTTATGGCATCACCGGAAACCAGGATATTGGGAATAATCGCTCCTTGGTTCTACTTGGCCCGGGATCCAACGCTGTTATCGGGGATCAGACAGTGACGGGTGTTTCCGCAACCCAGTTAGCCAATCCCGATCTGAAATGGGAACAGACGAGCCAGATTAATCTGGGAATAGACTTCGGTCTGTATCGGGACAGAGTTTCCGGTTCTATCGACATTTATACGAAAACAACCGAAGATTTATTGCTGGAGTTTGATGTTCCCCAGCCGGCAGTGGTTACCACCAGGCTGGATAATGTGGGAAAGGTGGAAAACAAGGGGATCGAGATCGCCTTGAATACGGTGAATATCTCCACCGAGGATCTGTTCTGGCGGACGAACTTCAATTTTGCGAGTAACAAAAACGAAGTCGTCAGCATGGGTCCTGACCCGGATAAGTTTATCGTCACCGGTGACGTCGGTGGTGCTGGGCTGAGTGGCGTACAGGCACAGATCATCAAAGTCGGTGAACCGTTAGGAGCATTCTTTGGTTTTAAATTCCTTGGATATGAAGACGGAGAAGAAGTACTGTCATCGGATGGTGGACCCCTAGATGATGGAAGGTTCATTCTGGGCTACGCTCAGCCGGATTTTACCTTCGGTATCTCGAATATGATAACTTACAAAAACATAGACCTCGGTGTCTTTATACAGGGTGTTCAGGGAATTGAGATTCTCAACAATACACGCCTGGAATACCAGCGGCCCTCTAATGTCGATAATAACATCAATCTCTTTGCAGGGTCCGTGGATGACGTGGAAGCCGGACTGGACTATCAAGCGGCGGTGGCCTACTCGGATCGATTCATTGAAGACGGATCGTTCATCCGGCTGCAGAATGTCACCATTGGATACACCTTAAGCACGGAGAGTTTCAGAAAGTTGCGACTCTACCTGAGTGCGGACAATCTGTTCATCCTGACCGACTACGAGGGTTTTGATCCGGAAGTCAACACCTATACCGGGTTGGCCCTGGGTGTTGACTACACCAACTATCCGAAAGCCCGTACCTTTACTCTCGGTCTTAATGTTGGATTCTGA